A part of Candidatus Electrothrix aestuarii genomic DNA contains:
- a CDS encoding ATP-dependent DNA helicase RecQ — MTSSPEETLQQVFGFESFLPGQEQVISAVLAGRSALAIFPTGQGKSLCYQLPALHLPGLTLVVSPLMALMKDQVDFLVRKGIPAARLDSSLDFNQVNAVYEQLQENALKLLYVAPERFANERFVGLVSRLHLSLLVIDEAHCISEWGHNFRPDYLKLAELAQTFAVPSVLSLTATATPQVAADICRSFTIAEADCVQTGFYRPNLTLCFEPADEPDQALVRCLHDLHKQQESGALGPSIVYVTQQETAMRVAQLLAKAGFSVKPYHAGIKDEQRQEIQDWFMSSDEAIVVATIAFGMGIDKSNIRSVIHYNLPKSLENYSQEIGRAGRDGLPSNCVLLGNGADLHVLENFVYGDTPEPEHVRAFVDHILGQELVFSCSVYDLSGQFDMRPLVVKTLLTYLELEGVLQSTGPFYSSYSFKPLRPSAEILPRFDPERQAFLTKLLSCAVQQKVWFSIDLDEAAQRTSSPRKRVIAALDYLEQQGDLQLKVSGARLGFRRPAAGQGDIGALKDGLVQRFAQRERSDLGRLGLVLDLVNHAGCKTSFLLRYFGEEPATDCGHCSFCLQGENALISAKTQGAVVEQEQLIDILQQLREEYPQALGSPRQVTRFLCGLSSPGLTRTKLSKHKLFGNLEQYPFAAVMEWVNAHL; from the coding sequence ATGACAAGCAGTCCTGAAGAAACCCTCCAGCAGGTCTTTGGTTTTGAGAGCTTTCTGCCAGGTCAGGAGCAGGTTATTTCTGCTGTCTTGGCCGGTCGTTCTGCCCTGGCCATTTTTCCCACAGGGCAGGGAAAGAGCCTCTGCTACCAGTTGCCAGCTCTTCATCTTCCCGGTTTGACCCTTGTGGTCTCGCCGCTCATGGCCCTGATGAAGGATCAGGTGGATTTTCTGGTCAGGAAAGGGATTCCTGCTGCCCGCCTGGATTCCTCTCTGGATTTCAATCAGGTCAATGCCGTCTATGAGCAACTGCAAGAGAATGCATTGAAGTTGCTCTATGTCGCCCCGGAGCGTTTTGCTAATGAACGCTTTGTGGGGCTGGTTTCCCGGCTTCACCTCTCCCTGCTGGTCATTGATGAGGCCCATTGCATCTCCGAATGGGGACATAACTTCCGTCCTGATTATCTCAAGCTGGCTGAATTAGCTCAGACCTTTGCCGTGCCTTCTGTCCTGAGCCTGACTGCCACCGCCACGCCTCAGGTGGCAGCAGATATTTGCCGAAGTTTTACCATTGCAGAGGCAGATTGTGTCCAGACTGGATTTTATCGCCCAAATCTTACTCTATGCTTTGAGCCTGCTGATGAGCCGGATCAGGCCTTGGTGCGTTGCCTGCACGATCTGCATAAGCAGCAGGAGAGCGGGGCTTTAGGGCCGAGTATTGTCTACGTGACCCAACAGGAGACCGCAATGCGGGTGGCGCAGCTGCTTGCCAAGGCAGGCTTTTCAGTCAAACCGTATCATGCCGGTATAAAGGACGAGCAGCGCCAGGAAATCCAGGATTGGTTTATGAGTTCGGATGAGGCCATTGTGGTTGCCACCATTGCCTTTGGCATGGGGATTGACAAAAGTAATATCCGCTCGGTTATTCATTATAATCTGCCAAAGAGCCTGGAAAATTATTCCCAGGAAATTGGCAGGGCAGGGCGAGACGGTCTGCCATCAAACTGTGTTCTGCTTGGTAACGGTGCAGATTTGCATGTGCTGGAGAATTTTGTCTATGGTGACACCCCGGAGCCGGAGCATGTGCGGGCCTTTGTCGATCATATACTCGGGCAGGAGCTCGTCTTCTCCTGCTCTGTCTATGATCTTTCCGGGCAGTTTGATATGCGGCCCCTGGTGGTAAAGACCCTGCTCACCTATTTGGAGCTTGAAGGAGTGCTACAATCCACAGGACCTTTCTATAGTAGCTATTCGTTCAAACCCTTGCGGCCTTCTGCGGAAATTCTTCCTCGTTTTGATCCAGAGCGGCAGGCTTTTCTGACAAAACTTCTCTCCTGTGCAGTTCAACAGAAGGTGTGGTTCTCTATAGATCTTGACGAGGCAGCACAGCGGACCAGTAGCCCCAGAAAACGGGTAATTGCGGCCCTTGATTATCTGGAACAGCAGGGGGATTTGCAGCTCAAGGTCAGTGGGGCGCGTCTTGGTTTTAGGAGACCGGCGGCTGGACAAGGGGATATTGGCGCGCTCAAGGATGGGCTCGTGCAACGTTTTGCGCAACGTGAACGGAGCGACCTGGGGCGTTTGGGACTGGTACTTGATTTAGTCAATCATGCCGGATGCAAGACCTCTTTCCTGCTGCGATATTTTGGTGAGGAACCAGCAACAGACTGTGGGCATTGCTCGTTTTGTCTGCAAGGAGAAAATGCCTTGATCAGCGCTAAGACGCAAGGGGCCGTCGTGGAGCAAGAGCAGCTGATTGATATCTTGCAGCAGCTACGTGAGGAATACCCTCAGGCCTTGGGGAGCCCACGGCAGGTGACCCGCTTTCTTTGTGGATTATCATCACCTGGTTTGACCAGGACCAAGTTGAGCAAACATAAGCTGTTCGGAAACTTGGAACAGTATCCTTTTGCAGCGGTTATGGAGTGGGTTAACGCTCATCTTTGA